The following coding sequences lie in one Terriglobia bacterium genomic window:
- the amrB gene encoding AmmeMemoRadiSam system protein B, translating to MKNRLVYLLLILSLCFFAGCNSQNAQSSGHIEQTDRQPAVAGQFYPAEREHLETMLHQLFSKAVPAKHLKNVIAIISPHAGYPYSGEVAASGFNQIDPEKEYDNIFILGPSHHIGFEGASIYSKGNFVTPLGTVKVNTRLAQELVRKHKFLSDRVDAHQAEHSIEVQLPFLQMVMKKDFRIVPVIVGSGSAEMYAQIAEALRPYLNTRNLFVISTDFSHYPAYADAVTVDKATGDAVLTNSAGNLMKTVRANALKSIPNLATSMCGLSGVLTLLYMTQDNSRVTYTPIQYKNSGDADPGMRQQVVGYYAIAVSLQEGAPGGGFGLTDKEKGELLGIARSALDQYLRNRRVPEIDASIFSENIRTKTGAFVTLNKNDQLRGCIGRFDASEPLYKVVQQMAVAAATEDPRFGPVESAELNKLEIEISVLTPLRRIHSIDEIEMGKHGIYLRRGMKSGTFLPQVATDTHWTKEEFLGHCAQDKAGLGWNGWKDAEIYVYEAIVFSEKEILKH from the coding sequence ATGAAAAACAGACTGGTCTATCTTCTTCTCATTTTGAGTTTATGTTTCTTTGCTGGCTGCAACTCCCAAAATGCGCAGTCTTCCGGACACATCGAGCAAACAGATCGACAACCTGCCGTCGCAGGACAATTCTATCCGGCCGAGAGAGAACATTTGGAGACCATGCTCCACCAGTTGTTCTCAAAAGCCGTTCCCGCAAAGCATCTTAAAAACGTGATCGCCATTATTTCTCCGCACGCGGGTTATCCCTACTCCGGAGAGGTGGCCGCTTCGGGTTTTAATCAAATCGATCCGGAAAAGGAATACGACAACATTTTCATTTTGGGTCCCAGCCACCACATTGGCTTTGAGGGCGCCTCTATTTACTCCAAAGGCAATTTTGTCACGCCGCTGGGAACGGTCAAGGTCAACACCAGGCTTGCCCAGGAACTCGTCCGGAAACACAAATTCCTTTCAGACCGGGTTGATGCTCATCAGGCGGAGCACAGCATCGAAGTGCAGCTTCCCTTTTTGCAGATGGTGATGAAGAAGGACTTCAGGATTGTTCCCGTCATCGTAGGCTCCGGGTCAGCCGAAATGTACGCGCAGATCGCGGAAGCCCTGCGCCCATACTTGAATACGAGAAACCTCTTCGTGATCAGCACTGATTTCTCTCACTATCCGGCTTACGCTGATGCGGTTACCGTCGACAAGGCCACGGGCGATGCCGTGTTGACTAATTCCGCCGGAAACCTGATGAAGACCGTCAGGGCCAACGCCCTGAAAAGCATCCCCAACCTGGCCACCAGCATGTGCGGGCTATCGGGCGTGCTGACGTTGCTGTATATGACGCAAGACAATTCCCGGGTGACCTACACGCCGATTCAATACAAGAATTCGGGAGATGCGGATCCCGGCATGAGACAGCAGGTCGTCGGGTATTACGCCATCGCTGTGTCACTCCAGGAGGGGGCCCCCGGTGGCGGCTTCGGCCTGACCGATAAGGAAAAGGGGGAATTATTGGGAATCGCGCGGTCGGCCCTCGATCAGTACCTCAGGAATCGGCGGGTCCCTGAGATTGATGCGTCCATTTTCTCTGAAAACATCAGGACGAAGACCGGCGCCTTTGTGACGCTGAATAAGAACGACCAGTTGAGAGGATGCATCGGACGATTTGATGCGAGCGAGCCGTTGTACAAGGTGGTCCAGCAAATGGCCGTTGCCGCAGCAACGGAAGATCCCCGCTTCGGTCCCGTGGAATCCGCAGAATTGAACAAACTTGAAATCGAAATCTCAGTGCTCACCCCGTTGCGGCGCATCCACTCCATCGATGAGATTGAAATGGGCAAGCACGGCATCTATCTCCGCAGGGGAATGAAGTCAGGAACGTTTCTGCCGCAGGTGGCCACCGATACGCACTGGACGAAGGAAGAGTTCCTGGGTCATTGCGCCCAGGACAAAGCGGGCCTGGGCTGGAACGGGTGGAAAGACGCGGAAATCTACGTCTACGAGGCGATCGTGTTCAGTGAAAAAGAAATCCTGAAACATTGA
- the amrS gene encoding AmmeMemoRadiSam system radical SAM enzyme, whose translation MGACLVGLDWLEHLTGTSNVLLGSEGPGKWSKEALFYSRTGNTITCLKCPNYCQLGLDDTGKCRNRVSYQGKLYTIAYGNPCAVHIDPIEKKPLYHFLPTTRAFSIAAAGCNFRCLNCQNWQISQVSPKETANADLMPQAVVDQCVNSGCESIAYTYSEPISFYEYVLDTAKLARAKKIRNVFKSNGYINQEPLRLLCKNLDAANIDLKCFEDGTYARLSGGKLAPILNTLKTLKQEGVWLEITNLVVPSWTDNLDMIKRMSDWLAANGLADCPLHFTRFSPLYKLSQLPMTPVSTLDKAREIAMQAGMHYVYVGNVPGHAAENTYCHGCKKLLMERKGFRIYANNMAAGKCKFCGERIPGVWT comes from the coding sequence ATGGGGGCGTGTCTTGTCGGGCTGGACTGGCTGGAGCATCTCACCGGCACCTCGAATGTACTTCTGGGCTCTGAAGGTCCCGGGAAATGGAGCAAGGAAGCCCTTTTCTATTCAAGAACAGGCAATACCATCACCTGTCTGAAATGCCCCAACTACTGCCAACTGGGACTGGATGACACCGGGAAGTGTCGCAACCGGGTGAGCTACCAGGGAAAGCTTTACACGATTGCCTATGGAAATCCCTGCGCAGTTCACATTGATCCCATCGAAAAGAAACCGCTCTATCATTTTCTTCCTACCACCCGGGCCTTCTCGATCGCTGCGGCCGGATGCAATTTCCGGTGCCTGAACTGCCAGAACTGGCAAATTTCCCAAGTCAGCCCAAAGGAAACAGCCAATGCGGATTTAATGCCCCAAGCTGTGGTTGACCAGTGTGTCAATTCGGGTTGTGAATCGATTGCGTATACCTATTCGGAGCCAATTTCATTTTACGAATATGTGCTGGATACGGCAAAGCTTGCCCGCGCGAAAAAAATTAGAAATGTTTTTAAGTCGAATGGCTACATCAATCAAGAACCCCTCCGCCTGCTGTGTAAGAATCTCGACGCGGCCAATATCGATTTGAAGTGCTTTGAGGATGGGACCTACGCCCGATTGTCCGGGGGCAAACTGGCGCCCATCCTGAATACCCTCAAGACCTTGAAGCAAGAGGGCGTGTGGCTGGAAATCACAAATCTGGTCGTCCCGAGCTGGACCGACAATCTTGACATGATCAAGAGGATGAGCGACTGGCTGGCGGCCAACGGACTGGCCGATTGCCCCCTGCACTTCACACGGTTTTCTCCACTCTATAAACTCAGCCAGCTCCCCATGACCCCTGTTTCGACCCTCGACAAAGCGAGAGAAATCGCCATGCAAGCAGGAATGCACTATGTGTACGTCGGCAATGTCCCCGGGCATGCTGCCGAAAATACTTACTGCCATGGATGCAAGAAGCTGCTCATGGAGCGAAAAGGATTCCGGATTTACGCCAACAACATGGCTGCCGGCAAGTGCAAGTTCTGTGGTGAAAGAATTCCGGGGGTCTGGACCTAG
- a CDS encoding fused MFS/spermidine synthase: MLAIGAVGFTSIMTQTILLREFLSVFSGNELVIGIVLASWMILTGVGSFLGRFAGKAKHRLDLIIILFLLTALLPIVTVFLLSYLRNLVFPVGALIGLVESLYSSFLLLLPYCVISGLLFTLFAQTASEQGNSNLIASVYCWESLGSIVGGFLFNLVIVFLLSTFQALLLLAVFNLSVCFSVSLKYGRPAFRYALPLVGGLVVVLALTVNLDALSKRFLFRNQELLFYLDTPYGNLTLTQQGEQRNFYENSVLLFSTNDVMSNEEAVHYAMVQHPRPRNVLLISGGISGTIREILKYDVDRIDYVELNPWLIEMGRDYTSALTSPKLHVFTDDARRFLRDADGHYDVALVNVPDPVTAQINRYYTVEFLRQLKMKLNAEAVVSFSLLPSVDYQGAEARLLSSIMNNTLRTAFKNVLIVPGLRNYYLASDAPLDIEITRRIEQRHIANSYVNSSYVDDLSLRQRSDAMVRDLSGRTVLNRDFAPIAYYRQLMYWLSSLQFSPWIPGGVLIVLLALVTAKLNTISFGLFTGGFAASSMELLLLISFQILYGYVYQATGLIITLFMAGLAAGSFYGQKRSRPFGVPGFIGTQCAIGVYCLLLPIVLLILKGAHLGDFIIHAIFVLLTFAVAALVGLQFSIASALRRGKIESVASELYSIDLIGSAIGALVVSTFLVPLLGIAKVSLVVASLSLLSAVVTTLNRNRSTVFSESELAHV; this comes from the coding sequence ATGCTTGCCATCGGCGCAGTTGGCTTTACGTCGATCATGACGCAGACGATCCTGTTGCGTGAATTTCTGTCGGTATTTTCCGGGAATGAACTGGTCATCGGGATTGTGCTGGCCAGCTGGATGATTCTGACCGGGGTGGGGTCATTTCTGGGACGGTTCGCCGGCAAGGCGAAACATCGGCTGGACCTCATCATCATTTTGTTCCTTCTGACTGCCCTGCTTCCAATCGTCACCGTCTTCCTCCTGAGCTATCTCAGAAATCTTGTTTTCCCTGTGGGCGCCCTGATTGGGCTGGTCGAAAGCCTGTACAGCTCATTTCTGCTCCTGCTCCCTTACTGCGTGATTTCAGGCCTCCTCTTCACCCTCTTTGCACAGACCGCCTCGGAACAGGGGAATTCCAATCTCATCGCCAGCGTGTACTGCTGGGAATCCCTGGGGAGTATCGTGGGCGGCTTTCTGTTCAACCTCGTGATCGTTTTCCTGCTTTCGACCTTTCAAGCCCTCCTCCTCCTCGCTGTCTTTAACCTCAGTGTCTGTTTCTCTGTCTCCTTGAAATATGGGAGGCCGGCCTTCAGGTACGCCCTCCCGCTCGTGGGAGGTCTGGTTGTGGTGCTGGCTTTAACGGTCAACCTGGATGCACTTTCGAAGCGGTTCCTGTTCCGGAATCAGGAACTCCTTTTTTACCTGGACACCCCTTACGGCAACCTAACCCTCACCCAACAAGGGGAGCAAAGGAACTTTTACGAGAACAGTGTCCTTCTTTTCTCCACAAATGATGTGATGTCGAATGAAGAAGCGGTTCACTATGCCATGGTCCAACATCCACGTCCCCGCAACGTCCTCCTCATCTCGGGCGGCATTTCAGGGACGATCCGGGAGATCCTGAAGTATGATGTGGATCGAATCGATTATGTGGAGCTCAATCCCTGGCTCATCGAGATGGGGAGAGACTATACCTCCGCATTAACGAGTCCCAAACTTCATGTCTTCACGGACGATGCCCGGAGATTCCTCAGAGATGCGGACGGACACTACGACGTCGCCTTAGTCAATGTGCCCGATCCGGTGACCGCGCAAATTAACCGGTACTATACCGTAGAGTTTCTTCGGCAGCTCAAGATGAAGCTGAATGCGGAGGCAGTGGTCTCCTTCAGCCTGCTCCCGTCGGTGGACTACCAGGGTGCGGAAGCCCGGCTGCTCAGTTCCATCATGAACAATACGCTGCGCACGGCGTTCAAGAATGTGCTGATTGTCCCCGGGCTGCGAAATTACTATCTCGCCTCCGACGCTCCGTTGGACATCGAAATCACCCGCAGGATTGAACAGCGCCACATCGCCAACAGCTATGTGAATTCCAGTTATGTCGACGATCTCTCCTTGCGCCAAAGAAGTGATGCCATGGTCCGGGATCTCTCAGGGCGGACCGTCTTGAACAGAGATTTTGCTCCCATCGCCTACTATCGCCAATTAATGTACTGGCTCAGCTCCCTGCAGTTCAGTCCCTGGATCCCGGGCGGCGTCTTGATCGTTCTTCTCGCGCTCGTGACGGCGAAGCTCAATACGATCAGCTTCGGATTGTTTACGGGGGGATTCGCGGCCTCCTCCATGGAACTTCTGCTGCTGATTTCGTTTCAAATCCTTTATGGGTACGTCTATCAGGCCACCGGCTTGATCATTACCCTGTTCATGGCGGGGCTTGCGGCGGGATCCTTTTACGGACAGAAACGATCCAGGCCTTTTGGTGTTCCGGGATTCATTGGTACCCAGTGCGCCATTGGCGTCTATTGCCTGCTGCTCCCCATCGTCCTTTTGATATTGAAGGGAGCCCATCTGGGGGACTTCATAATTCACGCCATCTTCGTCCTCCTCACCTTTGCGGTGGCAGCGCTCGTCGGCCTGCAGTTCTCCATCGCCTCAGCCCTTCGGAGGGGAAAAATTGAGTCGGTGGCCTCAGAACTGTACAGCATCGACCTCATAGGCTCGGCCATCGGCGCCCTGGTTGTCTCGACCTTCCTGGTCCCGCTCCTGGGCATTGCGAAAGTCAGTCTTGTCGTCGCATCCCTGAGCTTGCTGAGTGCCGTCGTGACGACGCTCAATAGAAACCGATCCACCGTTTTTTCAGAGAGTGAGTTGGCCCATGTGTGA